Proteins from a single region of Carassius carassius chromosome 37, fCarCar2.1, whole genome shotgun sequence:
- the LOC132118198 gene encoding nck-associated protein 5-like isoform X2, producing MSEEAQNRVDEDFESEEGDLESYLEEESNSELLERVRELQAENSALSLANESQREAYERCLDEVANHVVQALLNQKDLREECIKLKMRVFDLERQNRTLCELLQEKLHSQSCVHQQPGPCLEHIGELQHSESNKMIEAQRNTQAKGNSECAQNCIPETQGSSTSMEAMSPFLKKKAHILEVLRKLEETDPLRYHRSSGIPSICDYSQALASKEAVLACRENSSRCNAPKAHCSHSCPDVCTHPHLNGGEHSNVKCGSCSTCLMLSNKDSLSLAKSSHNCCTSAPITIDNLNLARSEFQDNMEMQSLLKPTTGTSELFINRKSGDMSILSADQGLNPPNDPHSLEVPELYSRLTVSERDQPRGSDHVLVETRDKNRLSDLLLESQSNRSSSSTCNETVCDDSTIDVALLDSDLKHLNSVAPQRLEKEAFTTKEDTVSTSKLPTLGLKDNLQNAHCEMDSNEPVHKGLLFSPNENHTASKVLDDISVPVKDTPSDPQSIRSKVAVSPNQVSCLREVKASPSKLLKFLKIPTLGERTAVPAPPRLSPQLTRSSKIPCRSNNYEVHNSPVSTRKATTTERQRQLPPSKSESHSAPTSPPQPDDVPASLPKDLGCGIPKATRVAKPTQSSHIQKTPQKIPHYENVSDISKTCGNDVSQLLGEVSSSLQNSSLVNEGVKGKQTKFSIERPTSLKQKEISPESDSSDQEDSSESPVWHKQVNHRSLPSQSSSQKAQSGISMRSRSQEKNEMVDNDSQSSESPFKRNDPPPVPKKSGIGRHSGESSHSFKERLAALGKLRNPDESTTCPPLAEKKEIQSTASIPTRTTDKSKVAERDSDCKSGEYRLPKNTDSTEDKSYHSGHLDGAISKQQAAFQHVEQAVRSLPSSSLVSKLEHESSRTFLAKQESPKSKMHPPSTNLEAAQALRSYAKSMTPHNLSYNGKNVAGPHSGSPNKIALKSPTKTVPPSMNRDGKPTQEFQRYMSKSEDRSHLRANKKKNPSYGESLPPSPPRQVENVEEKRHSAPSPQSSIEQKVMKGIEENMLKLQEQDKGQMVEVKQKASNGIASWFGLRKSKLPALSRKPETSKAKDDKREWKLNISSVGKDSKGAARKTESESLNISMLIEKAEGLHKALEEERAYVNGVALDRQGKGHSCEVVMDQAQGQLSVMYRGVPSDNFMQQLLNRVDGKDTGSISMAHRRLSFDCKSRPVFSHQSAGIAGQTRSSDDMEKVSALLSKDVTLDENLAGTIHHEHFAGSGISTYTLDSGIGTFPLPDYSANAGCKSIPKGKAHGESDPSYLQGKHGSGMKMSHKAWTLERELSCLEEDYMGGQDMDHHAGTLENKIPSSQIANIVHDGTDICGPPMKVGPTKNWTFPNLKASAEPSEVYLGVGDGVEPASHKSSFKRRNKTSDSVASREGDPRSLPQPGQARRGKSRIPANPDMARDTGLELVRERPDVGLSPSHPQVLETPESLSDSLYDSLSSCGSQG from the exons ATGTCGGAAGAGGCCCAAAATAGAGTAGATGAGGACTTTGAGTCTGAGGAGGGTGATCTGGAGTCCTATCTAGAGGAAGAGAGTAACAGTGAGCTTCTGGAGCGAGTGAGAGAACTTCAA GCCGAGAACTCTGCCCTTTCATTAGCAAACGAGAGTCAAAGAGAAGCGTATGAACGATGCTTGGACGAG GTCGCCAACCATGTTGTGCAGGCTTTACTCAatcaaaag GATCTCAGAGAGGAATGCATTAAACTTAAAATGCGTGTGTTTGATCTGGAGAGGCAGAACAGAACACTATGTGAGCTGCTGCAGGAGAAACTGCACAGTCAATCATGTGTACATCAGCAG CCAGGACCCTGTCTAGAGCACATCGGTGAGCTGCAGCACAGTGAATCTAACAAAATGATTGAGGCTCAGAGGAATACACAGGCCAAG GGAAACAGCGAATGTGCACAAAATTGCATACCAGAGACCCAAGGCTCATCCACGTCCATGGAGGCCATGTCCCCATTCTTGAAGAAGAAAGCACACATTTTAGAGGTCCTCCGCAAGCTTGAAGAAACTGATCCGCTTCGGTATCATCGTTCATCTGGCATTCCCTCAATCTGTGACTATAGCCAGGCTCTTGCCTCTAAGGAGGCTGTATTAGCCTGTAGAGAAAATTCATCCAGGTGCAATGCACCCAAAGCACATTGTTCCCATTCCTGTCCAGATGTTTGCACACATCCGCATTTGAATGGAGGAGAGCACAGCAATGTAAAGTGTGGTAGTTGTAGCACATGCTTGATGCTGTCCAATAAAGATTCACTTAGCTTAGCCAAGAGTAGCCACAATTGTTGCACTTCAGCTCCCATTACTATCGATAACCTCAATCTGGCTCGGTCCGAATTCCAAGATAACATGGAAATGCAGAGTCTTTTGAAGCCTACCACAGGTACAAGTGAACTGTTTATAAATAGGAAATCTGGAGATATGTCCATTCTTTCAGCAGACCAAGGTCTTAACCCACCGAATGATCCCCACTCATTAGAAGTCCCTGAATTATACTCAAGACTAACCGTTTCAGAAAGAGATCAGCCCAGAGGGTCCGATCACGTGTTGGTTGAAACTAGAGACAAGAACAGGTTATCTGACCTTTTGCTTGAATCTCAATCCAACAGGTCAAGCAGCAGCACCTGCAATGAGACGGTTTGTGACGATAGCACAATTGATGTGGCGCTACTGGACTCGGACTTGAAGCACTTAAACTCTGTAGCGCCACAAAGACTCGAGAAGGAAGCATTTACAACAAAAGAAGACACTGTTTCCACCTCAAAGCTGCCTACTCTCGGACTCAAAGACAATTTACAAAATGCACACTGTGAGATGGACAGCAATGAACCAGTCCACAAAGGCCTGTTGTTTTCTCCTAATGAGAATCATACTGCCTCAAAGGTACTGGATGATATCTCCGTCCCTGTGAAAGACACCCCTTCCGATCCTCAGTCCATTAGATCAAAAGTTGCGGTCAGCCCGAATCAAGTTTCCTGCCTTAGAGAGGTCAAGGCCTCACCTTCCAAACTGCTCAAGTTCCTTAAGATACCCACTCTTGGAGAACGCACTGCAGTACCTGCTCCACCTCGTCTCAGTCCTCAGTTGACTCGTAGCTCGAAGATTCCTTGTCGGAGCAACAACTATGAGGTGCACAATTCCCCTGTATCCACGCGAAAAGCCACTACAACAGAGAGGCAAAGACAGCTGCCCCCTTCTAAATCGGAGTCTCACTCTGctccaacttctccaccccagcCTGATGATGTCCCTGCATCATTGCCAAAGGACCTTGGCTGTGGTATCCCCAAAGCAACTCGTGTAGCCAAGCCTACGCAAAGTTCTCACATTCAAAAGACTCCTCAGAAAATTCCACATTACGAAAATGTCTCTGACATCTCCAAAACGTGTGGCAACGATGTATCCCAGCTGCTTGGAGAAGTGAGCTCATCTCTTCAAAATTCCAGCCTGGTTAATGAAGGTGTGAAAGGAAAGCAGACAAAGTTTAGTATAGAGCGACCAACGAGTCTCAAGCAGAAGGAAATCTCACCAGAATCTGATTCTTCAGACCAAGAGGACAGCTCCGAGAGTCCGGTGTGGCATAAGCAAGTCAATCATCGCAGTCTGCCTAGTCAGTCGTCATCCCAGAAGGCTCAGAGTGGGATTAGCATGAGGTCCAGGAGCCAAGAGAAAAATGAAATGGTAGATAATGATTCACAAAGCTCGGAATCACCTTTTAAAAGGAACGATCCACCACCTGTTCCTAAGAAATCAGGGATTGGTAGACATTCAGGTGAATCAAGTCATTCTTTTAAAGAACGACTAGCTGCACTTGGCAAATTGAGGAACCCAGACGAATCCACAACTTGTCCTCCACTTGCAGAGAAGAAAGAAATCCAGTCCACTGCAAGCATACCAACACGAACCACCGATAAAAGCAAAGTTGCTGAAAGAGACTCTGACTGCAAATCAGGAGAATATAGACTTCCTAAAAATACAGATTCGACTGAGGATAAATCATACCATTCAGGTCATCTTGATGGTGCTATTTCAAAACAACAAGCAGCCTTTCAGCATGTTGAGCAAGCTGTCAGGTCTCTTCCCTCTTCCTCATTAGTCTCCAAACTTGAACATGAATCATCTAGAACATTCCTAGCCAAGCAGGAGAGCCCAAAGTCTAAGATGCATCCACCATCTACTAACCTAGAGGCTGCACAGGCTTTGCGGAGCTATGCTAAGAGTATGACACCTCATAACCTTTCATATAATGGAAAAAATGTTGCTGGTCCCCATAGTGGCAGCCCCAATAAAATCGCCCTCAAATCACCAACTAAAACTGTGCCACCTTCTATGAACCGAGATGGGAAGCCTACTCAAGAGTTTCAGAGGTACATGTCCAAATCTGAGGACAGGAGCCATCTCAGGGCGAATAAGAAGAAGAATCCTTCTTACGGAGAGAGTCTTCCTCCATCACCACCAAGGCAAGTAGAGAATGTTGAAGAAAAAAGGCACTCTGCCCCCAGTCCACAGTCTTCTATAGAGCAGAAGGTCATGAAGGGCATTGAGGAAAATATGCTGAAACTACAAGAGCAAGATAAAGGGCAAATGGTTGAGGTCAAACAAAAGGCTTCCAATGGAATTGCCAGCTGGTTTGGTCTGAGAAAAAGCAAGCTTCCTGCTCTTAGCCGTAAACCAGAAACGTCAAAAGCAAAAGATGATAAAAGGGAATGGAAACTCAATATATCATCAGTAGGCAAGGATTCCAAAGGGGCAGCGAGGAAAACCGAGAGCGAGAGCCTAAACATTTCCATGCTGATTGAGAAGGCAGAGGGTTTGCATAAAGCTCTTGAAGAAGAGCGGGCTTATGTGAATGGAGTGGCCTTGGACCGACAAGGAAAGGGACATTCCTGTGAGGTGGTGATGGACCAAGCCCAAGGCCAGCTGTCTGTGATGTACAGAGGAGTGCCATCTGACAACTTCATGCAGCAACTGCTGAACCG GGTTGATGGGAAGGACACTGGTAGCATCAGCATGGCACATCGACGCCTCTCATTTGATTGTAAATCCAGACCTGTGTTCAGTCACCAGAGTGCTGGCATTGCTGGTCAGACAAGAAGCAGTGATGACATGGAAAAG gTTTCTGCGTTACTGAGTAAAGACGTCACGTTAGATGAGAACCTGGCTGGGACCATACATCATGAGCACTTTGCAG GGTCTGGAATCTCCACATACACCCTCGACAGTGGAATTGGCACCTTCCCTCTTCCTGACTATAGTGCAAATGCTGGTTGCAAAAGCATTCCCAAAGGGAAGGCCCATGGGGAGAGTGACCCTTCTTATCTCCAGGGAAAACATGGCTCAGGGATGAAGATGTCCCACAAGGCCTGGACTTTGGAGAGAGAGTTGTCTTGTTTAGAAGAGGATTATATGGGGGGTCAGGATATGGATCATCACGCTGGCACTTTGGAAAACAAGATTCCATCCAGCCAGATCGCAAACATCGTTCATGATG gCACTGATATCTGTGGACCACCTATGAAAGTAGGCCCAACAAAGAACTGGACTTTCCCAAACCTCAAAGCATCTGCAGAGCCGTCTGAGGTTTATCTTGGCGTTGGAGACGGAGTGGAGCCAGCGAGTCATAAGAGCTCATTTAAGAGG CGCAACAAGACTAGTGATTCGGTGGCCAGCCGCGAGGGAGACCCGAGGAGTCTTCCTCAACCCGGTCAGGCACGTAGAGGCAAAAGCCGCATTCCCGCTAACCCAGACATGGCGAGGGACACCGGTTTGGAGTTGGTGAGAGAGAGACCTGACGTCGGCCTATCTCCAAGCCATCCCCAGGTCCTGGAGACCCCAGAGTCCCTGAGCGATTCCCTCTATGACAGCCTGTCCTCGTGTGGTAGTCAAGGCTGA